A genomic region of Papaver somniferum cultivar HN1 chromosome 7, ASM357369v1, whole genome shotgun sequence contains the following coding sequences:
- the LOC113295887 gene encoding uncharacterized protein LOC113295887 yields the protein MKILLHMDLERQRQERGGGRRSNGGSCPAILGEYISSAPLIPLLKPGGGRRPIVVGTIWRRLCSKLDASSVCKDMTRYLGNHQFGVGIPCDSEGTLHSANNLLEFQGSQNNVTMLLVDFSNDFNLVDRTALLTEGDPLGPLLFALILHPLVNKIATECTLDLHAWYLDNGTLIGDTMEVSKDLRIIQDEGPARGLHLNISKTEIFWPSVDPRRDMIGVFPTNISKPTRGVKILGGPVSMDLQFCSNMVVDRVEKTNRLMHNIKKLQDPQSKLLLLRRCTGVSRLFFTMRTTTPLALQAATTLFDKQLLQYLRQLIVRDGAGFGIVQQRLATMPIKDGGLGVYTMADTSQYCFLASCAQAQHLQSILLQGNTTFDSSQRYQQALQVYTQTCGSSPSQFNINDDAPHFMKSMAATYFDVIKKELPTKYSLSARDIDL from the exons ATGAAGATTTTACTGCATATGGACTTGGAAAGGCAAAGGCAAG AACGTGGTGGTGGTAGGCGAAGTAATGGAG GCTCATGCCCTGCAATCCTTGGAGAGTATATATCCAGCGCACCTTTGATCCCTTTGCTCAAGCCTGGTGGTGGGCGAAGACCCATTGTTGTGGGCACTATATGGAGAAGATTGTGTTCAAAGTTGGATGCTTCATCTGTGTGTAAGGATATGACCAGATATTTAGGAAACCACCAGTTTGGAGTTGGTATTCCTTGTGATAGTGAAGGTACTTTACACTCAGCTAACAATTTACTTGAGTTTCAGGGGAGTCAGAACAATGTGACAATGCTCCTAGTTGATTTCTCAAACGATTTTAACTTGGTAGATAGAACTGCATTGCTCACTGAA GGTGACCCATTAGGTCCACTTCTTTTTGCTCTGATTTTACACCCACTTGTCAACAAAATTGCCACTGAATGTACCCTTGATCTTCATGCGTGGTATTTGGACAATGGTACCCTTATTGGTGATACCATGGAAGTTTCTAAAGATCTTAGAattatacaagatgaaggacCTGCGAGAGGTTTACATCTTAACATCAGTAAAACTGAGATTTTTTGGCCATCTGTTGATCCTAGAAGGGACATGATAGGTGTTTTTCCGACAAATATCAGCAAGCCAACAAGAGGAGTCAAAATTCTTGGTGGACCTGTAAGTATGGATCTACAATTCTGTAGTAATATGGTTGTTGACAGAGTGGAGAAGACAAACCGGCTCATGCATAATATTAAGAAGCTGCAAGACCCACAGAGTAAGTTGCTTCTCTTACGTAGATGTACAGGTGTGTCAAGACTCTTTTTCACCATGCGTACTACTACTCCTTTAGCATTGCAAGCAGCCACAACTCTATTTGATAAACAATTACTTCAGTATCTCCGACAACTGATTGTTAGggatggtgctggttttggtattGTTCAACAGCGACTTGCTACTATGCCGATCAAGGATGGAGGTTTAGGTGTTTACACTATGGCTGATACTTCCCAGTATTGTTTCCTGGCTTCCTGCGCACAGGCTCAACACTTACAGAGCATTCTATTACAGGGTAACACCACTTTTGACTCGAGCCAGAGATATCAACAAGCTCTCCAGGTATATACTCAAACTTGTGGTTCATCTCCTTCGCAATTTAACATCAACGATGATGCCCCCCATTTCATGAAATCAATGGCAGCGACATACTTTGATGTGATTAAGAAGGAACTTCCCACCAAGTATTCACTATCTGCGAGGGATATTGATCTTTGA
- the LOC113299486 gene encoding uncharacterized protein LOC113299486: MSLQCSMKDCDHINLSWKCNPVEVRQLNSLRVCYLAMQFRRVCGVWEGGVIDYQSFGIYLCCGHVHILTHNFQPLVNHVLFLTFVVDIMLRKWSNRDEGVFETQRWTCNAPALYF, translated from the exons ATGTCTTTGCAATGCA GCATGAAAGATTGCGATCATATCAATTTATCATGGAAGTGCAACCCCGTAGAAGTAAGACAATTGAACTCTTTGCGTGTTTGTTACCTGGCTATGCAGTTCCGCCGTGTTTGTGGCGTTTGGGAAG GTGGCGTTATTGATTACCAGTCATTTGGTATTTACCTTTGTTGCGGGCATGTGCATATACTGACCCATAATTTCCAGCCATTAGTAAATCATGTTCTGTTTCTTACGTTTGTTGTTG ATATCATGCTAAGAAAATGGTCTAACCGGGACGAAGGCGTATTTGAAACTCAGCGGTGGACGTGCAACGCACCTGCACTCTACTTTTGA